Proteins from a single region of Butyrivibrio fibrisolvens:
- a CDS encoding SatD family protein, whose protein sequence is MKYIAIIGDIRYSKQISNRGAIQSKLNKVLKSINDNYKEDIAANFLITLGDEFQGLLTSTEHLLEIIRYIQMSMYPVEIRFGLGCGKITTKINKEAAIGADGPAFYAARNMIEQLKHEEKKLKQQASDVKLSVYEKDDTLQVEQLNTFFRVNKLLENKWSTEQRNTIMEMKYHKGSQEEIARRLDTTQATVARRLVAGSYLTYEEVERVINLTLGNIKL, encoded by the coding sequence ATGAAATACATAGCAATCATAGGTGACATCCGCTATTCTAAGCAGATATCTAACAGAGGTGCAATTCAATCAAAACTTAATAAAGTGCTTAAATCCATAAACGATAATTACAAAGAAGATATAGCTGCCAACTTTCTGATAACGCTTGGAGATGAATTTCAGGGCCTTCTTACAAGTACAGAGCACCTTCTGGAGATCATCAGATATATCCAGATGAGCATGTATCCTGTAGAGATAAGGTTCGGCCTAGGATGCGGCAAGATAACCACCAAGATCAATAAAGAAGCTGCTATAGGCGCTGACGGTCCTGCTTTCTATGCAGCAAGAAACATGATAGAACAGCTAAAACATGAAGAAAAAAAGCTAAAGCAGCAGGCATCAGATGTAAAGCTCTCGGTATATGAAAAAGACGATACTCTTCAGGTAGAACAGCTCAATACCTTTTTCAGAGTAAATAAACTTTTGGAAAACAAGTGGTCTACCGAGCAAAGAAATACAATAATGGAAATGAAGTACCATAAAGGAAGCCAGGAAGAAATTGCCAGAAGACTTGATACCACACAGGCAACCGTGGCAAGAAGACTTGTTGCGGGAAGTTATCTAACATACGAAGAAGTTGAAAGAGTAATCAATCTTACACTTGGGAATATAAAACTATGA
- a CDS encoding DUF3307 domain-containing protein, with the protein MTKYILFLLIGHVLGDFYFQTQKISSKKAKYYKWVIIHSLEYLATMLAMAVIVFHVEAIIMATCAGIVHFLIDTAKFIFVKKTKTKRQWNVFCLDQILHVVSIITMCYFFDRFSLQMNTTFVDAAIASCGLDSIVTLKWILSVLLILNPSNIMIQMFLSEFKPIESRGQDIINREKNAGRMVGSLERIIMLILLFNQQYSALGLVLTAKSITRYNKITEDKAFAEYYLLGTLLSVLVVLVIGHLVLI; encoded by the coding sequence ATGACTAAATATATACTTTTTCTATTAATTGGACATGTACTAGGCGATTTTTATTTTCAGACACAAAAGATATCTTCAAAAAAGGCAAAATACTATAAATGGGTCATCATCCATTCATTGGAATATCTGGCAACTATGCTGGCTATGGCAGTGATAGTATTTCACGTCGAAGCCATTATCATGGCTACATGTGCAGGAATAGTTCATTTCCTTATCGACACAGCCAAGTTTATATTTGTCAAAAAGACAAAGACCAAAAGGCAGTGGAATGTTTTCTGCCTGGATCAGATACTGCATGTAGTGAGCATTATTACTATGTGTTATTTCTTTGATAGATTCAGTTTGCAGATGAACACTACATTTGTAGATGCTGCAATTGCATCATGCGGCCTGGACAGCATCGTTACGCTGAAATGGATTCTTTCAGTGCTCCTGATCCTTAATCCTTCAAATATCATGATCCAGATGTTCCTTTCAGAATTCAAACCCATCGAAAGCCGCGGCCAGGACATCATAAACAGAGAGAAAAACGCCGGAAGAATGGTCGGCTCTTTAGAAAGGATCATAATGCTGATCCTCCTATTCAACCAGCAATACTCAGCCCTCGGCCTTGTTCTTACTGCTAAATCTATAACAAGATATAATAAGATAACAGAAGATAAGGCCTTCGCAGAATACTACCTTCTTGGAACACTTTTAAGCGTTCTGGTAGTACTGGTGATCGGACATTTGGTTCTTATATAG
- a CDS encoding sirohydrochlorin cobaltochelatase, which yields MKKKLLTLLMTSMLVVSAVGCGDKNADTASTAANESASNDATVEDTTKESDSATEEVSEEVTEVPSVNEFGLEDGVYTATFTTDSSMFHINEAYGDKGTLTVEGGEMTIHITLPSQNIVNLFPGTAEDAQKDGAVLLEPTIDEVTYEDGTTEEVYGFDVPVPVIDEEFPLALIGTKGVWYDHMVVVSDVTAQGEDEDQMAADNVAGLIDDIYVQTYTEDTYENCEKAKEAWDALTDAQKELVEGEFADPDYFGRDTGDASLDDPLNGDDIGENEILVVSFGTSFNDSRAKDIGGIEKAIAQAYPDWSVRRAFTAQIIINHIYARDGEKIDNVDQALQRAVDNGVKNLVIQPTHLMHGAEYDELVETLDEYKDKFESVAIAEPLLGEVGSDATVINEDKESVAKAITAAAVEESGYDSLDAAKEDGVAFVFMGHGTSHTAKVTYSQMQTQMDELGYDNVFIGTVEGEPEETELSNIIEKVKENGYTKVILRPLMVVAGDHANNDMAGDDDDSWKSGFEADGSFDEIDCQIAGLGGIEDVQKLYVEHTGAVIK from the coding sequence ATGAAAAAGAAACTATTGACGCTGCTTATGACATCAATGCTCGTTGTATCAGCAGTAGGCTGCGGCGACAAGAACGCAGACACAGCTTCCACAGCTGCAAACGAAAGTGCTTCAAATGATGCGACAGTAGAAGACACAACAAAAGAAAGCGATAGCGCTACTGAAGAAGTATCTGAAGAAGTGACTGAAGTCCCTTCTGTTAATGAATTTGGACTTGAAGATGGCGTTTACACAGCCACATTCACTACAGATTCAAGCATGTTCCACATCAACGAAGCTTACGGCGATAAGGGAACACTTACTGTAGAAGGCGGAGAGATGACTATCCATATCACACTTCCTTCACAGAACATAGTAAATCTTTTCCCAGGAACAGCTGAAGATGCTCAGAAGGACGGTGCTGTCCTCTTAGAGCCCACAATTGATGAAGTTACATATGAAGACGGTACTACAGAAGAAGTTTACGGCTTCGATGTTCCGGTGCCGGTTATAGATGAGGAATTCCCTCTTGCTCTTATCGGAACAAAGGGCGTATGGTACGACCACATGGTAGTTGTTTCTGATGTTACAGCTCAGGGAGAGGATGAAGACCAGATGGCTGCTGATAATGTTGCAGGTCTCATAGATGATATCTATGTTCAGACTTATACAGAAGACACTTATGAAAACTGTGAGAAGGCTAAAGAGGCCTGGGATGCTCTTACAGATGCACAGAAAGAGCTTGTAGAAGGCGAATTCGCTGATCCTGACTACTTCGGAAGAGATACAGGTGATGCTTCTCTTGACGATCCGCTTAACGGCGATGATATTGGCGAGAACGAGATCCTTGTAGTAAGCTTTGGTACATCTTTTAACGACAGCAGAGCTAAGGATATCGGCGGTATCGAAAAGGCTATAGCGCAGGCTTATCCTGACTGGTCAGTTAGACGTGCTTTCACAGCACAGATCATCATCAACCACATCTATGCTAGAGATGGCGAGAAGATCGATAACGTAGATCAGGCTCTTCAGAGAGCTGTAGATAACGGCGTAAAGAACCTTGTAATTCAGCCTACACACCTTATGCACGGCGCTGAGTATGACGAACTTGTTGAAACTCTTGATGAGTACAAGGATAAGTTCGAGTCAGTTGCAATTGCTGAGCCACTTCTTGGCGAAGTAGGAAGCGATGCAACAGTTATCAATGAGGACAAAGAGAGCGTTGCAAAGGCTATCACAGCAGCTGCTGTAGAGGAATCCGGATATGACAGTCTTGATGCTGCCAAAGAAGACGGCGTAGCATTCGTATTCATGGGACATGGTACATCTCACACAGCTAAGGTTACATACAGCCAGATGCAGACTCAGATGGATGAGCTTGGATACGACAACGTATTTATCGGAACTGTAGAAGGCGAGCCTGAAGAAACAGAGCTTTCAAACATCATCGAGAAGGTTAAGGAAAACGGTTATACAAAGGTTATCCTTCGTCCTCTTATGGTAGTTGCAGGCGACCACGCTAACAACGATATGGCAGGCGATGACGATGATTCCTGGAAGAGCGGCTTTGAAGCAGACGGAAGCTTCGATGAGATCGATTGCCAGATCGCAGGTCTTGGCGGAATTGAAGATGTTCAGAAACTCTATGTTGAGCACACAGGAGCTGTTATTAAGTAA
- a CDS encoding ABC transporter substrate-binding protein yields MVKEKVKNLAIVAGLLLIFFSICLGGCGTISDGEYTASVLLSGGSGRAYIESPCSVTVKDGKSTARIVWSSPNYDYMIVDGETYYPVNPEGNSEFEIPITLDKEMQVQADTTAMSKPHLIEYTLLFTLEKDYADGTSENGEQGSGATGGQGSGSNAANGQGNGSDADGSQGDGNAGNNQGDGSNSSANSSLNPPSIEGLTYVSTDENSYAQCYRIHRYESGFVVISVDDGRNYLLVPEGQKTPENLGQDIVVLEGKLDRIYLAASAAMCHFDSLSCVDRILLSGIEEEDWYIEAAASAMKDGTLKYGGKYSAPDYEQIVMMDIDIAVESTMILHVPKVQEQLEELGVPVFIDRSSYEEEPLGRCEWIKVYGVLTGEEEKAESAFESQKAQVEQIEDLDVEGKSVVLFYLNSNHQVVTRTGNDYFAKIIEMAGGEYLAPVGDDGGASQMTISIEAFYEYASDADILIYNATIESVPESLEELMGSDVTFKDFKAFQEGNIWYTDKSLYQFSDKTGTIISDLAVVIAGEQEETDFFHKLQ; encoded by the coding sequence ATGGTTAAAGAAAAAGTCAAAAATCTGGCGATCGTTGCCGGCCTTTTGCTGATTTTCTTTTCCATATGTTTAGGGGGATGCGGTACTATTTCCGATGGGGAATATACCGCATCCGTTCTGCTATCAGGAGGAAGCGGCAGAGCTTATATAGAAAGTCCCTGCAGCGTGACTGTAAAGGATGGCAAATCCACCGCCAGGATCGTATGGAGTAGCCCCAACTACGACTACATGATCGTTGACGGCGAAACATACTATCCTGTGAACCCGGAAGGTAACTCCGAGTTTGAGATCCCTATAACATTGGACAAGGAAATGCAGGTTCAGGCTGACACAACAGCCATGAGTAAGCCTCATTTAATTGAATACACACTTCTTTTTACTCTGGAAAAAGATTATGCGGATGGCACTTCGGAAAATGGCGAACAGGGAAGTGGTGCGACAGGTGGTCAAGGAAGCGGCAGTAATGCGGCAAATGGCCAAGGAAATGGCAGTGATGCAGATGGTAGCCAGGGAGACGGTAATGCAGGAAATAACCAAGGAGATGGCAGCAATTCCTCGGCTAATTCAAGTCTTAATCCGCCTTCTATAGAAGGCCTGACCTACGTATCTACAGATGAAAACTCATATGCTCAGTGCTACAGAATTCACAGATATGAAAGCGGCTTTGTTGTTATCAGCGTAGATGATGGCAGGAATTATCTTTTAGTACCTGAAGGACAAAAGACTCCTGAAAACTTAGGGCAGGACATAGTAGTCCTTGAAGGAAAGCTAGACAGGATATACCTGGCAGCATCAGCTGCGATGTGCCATTTCGATTCCTTATCCTGCGTGGACAGAATCTTATTATCAGGAATAGAGGAAGAAGACTGGTATATTGAAGCTGCTGCAAGCGCCATGAAAGACGGAACACTTAAATATGGCGGCAAATACAGCGCACCTGACTATGAGCAGATAGTTATGATGGACATAGATATTGCTGTAGAAAGCACAATGATCCTTCACGTTCCAAAGGTTCAGGAACAGCTTGAAGAGCTGGGCGTACCAGTTTTTATAGACAGATCAAGTTATGAGGAAGAGCCACTTGGAAGATGCGAATGGATCAAAGTCTACGGAGTTCTTACAGGCGAAGAAGAAAAAGCAGAAAGCGCTTTTGAAAGCCAGAAGGCTCAGGTAGAACAGATTGAAGATCTGGATGTTGAGGGAAAAAGCGTAGTATTGTTTTACCTAAATTCAAATCACCAGGTTGTTACAAGAACAGGCAATGATTATTTTGCTAAGATAATTGAAATGGCAGGCGGCGAGTATCTTGCACCTGTTGGAGACGACGGCGGCGCATCTCAGATGACTATAAGCATAGAGGCTTTTTATGAGTATGCTTCTGATGCGGATATTCTGATCTATAATGCGACGATCGAATCGGTTCCGGAGTCTTTGGAAGAGCTGATGGGAAGCGACGTGACATTTAAGGATTTCAAGGCTTTCCAGGAAGGAAACATATGGTACACAGATAAGTCGTTGTACCAGTTCTCTGATAAGACAGGAACTATCATAAGCGACTTGGCAGTAGTAATTGCCGGCGAGCAGGAGGAGACGGATTTCTTCCACAAGCTGCAATAA
- a CDS encoding precorrin-8X methylmutase: MSFEIIKPMEIEKESFRIIEKELEQMGKSFPKEIMPTVQRVIHTTADFEYADTLTFSIDCIQKAKKAIMEGAHIVTDTNMTLSGINKKMLQKFGGDVHCFMADEDVAKEAKEREVTRAIVSMEKAAKLGVPTIFAIGNAPTALIRLKELIDDGELKPELIIGVPVGFVNVVEAKELIMESDVPYIVNRGRKGGSTVAAAICNSLLYSVSEREL; the protein is encoded by the coding sequence ATGAGTTTCGAGATTATAAAGCCTATGGAGATAGAAAAAGAAAGCTTTCGTATAATCGAGAAGGAGCTTGAACAGATGGGCAAGAGTTTTCCTAAGGAAATCATGCCGACTGTTCAAAGAGTTATACATACAACCGCTGATTTTGAGTATGCTGATACTCTTACTTTTTCTATAGATTGTATTCAAAAGGCAAAGAAGGCTATTATGGAAGGGGCACATATTGTTACGGATACGAATATGACTCTTTCAGGAATCAATAAAAAGATGCTTCAAAAATTCGGCGGCGATGTGCACTGCTTTATGGCTGATGAGGATGTCGCAAAGGAAGCTAAAGAAAGGGAAGTTACAAGAGCTATTGTAAGCATGGAAAAGGCTGCAAAGCTTGGTGTTCCAACTATCTTTGCCATAGGTAATGCACCAACTGCTCTTATTAGATTAAAAGAGCTTATAGATGATGGAGAGCTTAAGCCTGAACTTATCATTGGCGTTCCTGTTGGATTTGTAAACGTGGTTGAAGCTAAGGAACTGATAATGGAAAGTGATGTTCCTTATATTGTAAACAGGGGCAGAAAAGGCGGAAGTACAGTCGCTGCAGCAATCTGTAACTCGCTTCTTTATTCCGTTTCAGAGCGTGAGCTTTAA
- the cbiD gene encoding cobalt-precorrin-5B (C(1))-methyltransferase CbiD, translated as MDKLFIEKGDKKLRMGFTTGSCAAAASKAALIMLLTKTDIHNVSIMTPKGIAYNAEIVGIEKGLDNGFVSCAVIKDGGDDPDVTTGSMIYAKVELKNEPGIVIDGGEGVGRVTKPGLDQPIGEAAINSVPRKMITDNISAVLKEYEQENKGVIVTISVPGGEELAKKTFNPKLGIVGGISILGTTGIVEPMSDDAIVQTIKTEIRVRKAEGKKILMAAPGNYGITFLSEVYGIDEKNVVMTSNFIYDSVRLALDEGFTKILFAGHIGKLVKVAGGIKNTHSRYGDHRMEILTDLSKRYMSETDFDKVKDTLPECVMTGEAVRIINETGHGDIVFDKMAENIKEYMEKWSDGNISVEVIVFSGENEELVSTENAHTWIKEI; from the coding sequence ATGGACAAGCTCTTTATTGAAAAGGGTGATAAGAAGCTTAGGATGGGCTTTACGACAGGTAGCTGTGCGGCGGCTGCCTCTAAAGCTGCGCTTATAATGCTGCTTACAAAGACCGATATTCATAATGTCAGCATTATGACGCCCAAAGGGATTGCCTATAATGCAGAAATTGTTGGTATAGAAAAAGGCCTAGATAATGGCTTTGTATCCTGCGCGGTCATAAAAGATGGCGGCGATGATCCGGATGTTACAACGGGATCGATGATATATGCAAAGGTAGAACTTAAAAATGAACCTGGAATCGTCATTGACGGCGGCGAAGGTGTTGGAAGAGTTACAAAGCCGGGGCTTGATCAGCCGATCGGAGAAGCTGCGATCAATTCTGTTCCGAGGAAGATGATCACTGATAATATATCTGCTGTTCTTAAAGAATACGAGCAGGAAAATAAGGGAGTTATAGTTACAATAAGTGTTCCGGGCGGCGAAGAGCTTGCTAAAAAGACATTTAATCCAAAGCTTGGCATCGTAGGCGGCATCTCGATTCTTGGCACAACCGGTATAGTAGAGCCTATGAGCGACGACGCGATAGTTCAGACTATAAAGACTGAAATCCGTGTCAGGAAAGCGGAAGGAAAGAAGATTTTAATGGCGGCTCCCGGCAATTACGGGATCACTTTTTTATCAGAAGTATATGGCATTGATGAAAAAAATGTTGTCATGACTTCCAACTTTATATATGACTCGGTGAGACTTGCTCTGGATGAGGGTTTTACAAAGATTCTTTTTGCAGGACATATTGGAAAACTTGTAAAAGTTGCAGGGGGCATTAAGAACACTCATTCAAGATATGGCGACCACAGAATGGAAATCTTGACGGACCTTTCGAAAAGGTATATGAGTGAAACTGATTTTGATAAGGTGAAAGATACACTGCCCGAATGTGTTATGACAGGTGAGGCGGTTAGAATTATAAATGAAACAGGCCATGGCGATATCGTTTTTGACAAAATGGCTGAGAATATCAAAGAATATATGGAAAAATGGAGCGATGGAAATATATCAGTTGAAGTGATCGTCTTCTCGGGAGAGAACGAAGAGCTGGTATCAACTGAAAATGCGCACACTTGGATAAAGGAAATTTAG
- the cobM gene encoding precorrin-4 C(11)-methyltransferase, which produces MVHFVGAGPGAKDLITLRGKELIEKADVIIYAGSLVNPGLLDYAKEGCEIYDSSKLNLDEVIDIIKAAEASNKDTIRLHTGDPCIFGATREQMDILDKEKIAYDTTPGVSSFCGAAAALNMEYTLPGITQSVIITRMEGRTKVPEKEAVEALASHGSTMVFFLSAGNTKTLSERLIAGGLSPDTPCAIVYKATWPDEKKVVCRLDNLSEKAKENGITKTALIIVGKAVAQSGYELSRLYAADFTTEFRQGTENRT; this is translated from the coding sequence ATGGTACATTTTGTAGGTGCAGGTCCCGGAGCGAAGGATCTTATAACTTTAAGAGGAAAAGAGCTGATAGAAAAGGCGGATGTGATCATATATGCAGGATCTCTCGTAAATCCAGGGCTGCTTGATTATGCCAAAGAGGGGTGCGAGATCTATGACAGCAGTAAGCTAAATCTTGATGAAGTAATAGATATCATAAAAGCTGCGGAGGCTTCAAACAAGGATACAATCAGGCTTCACACAGGTGATCCTTGCATTTTTGGTGCAACAAGGGAGCAGATGGATATTCTGGATAAAGAAAAGATCGCTTATGATACAACTCCCGGCGTAAGCTCTTTTTGCGGAGCTGCAGCGGCTCTTAACATGGAGTACACGCTTCCGGGGATAACTCAAAGCGTCATCATTACAAGGATGGAAGGTCGCACCAAGGTTCCGGAAAAAGAAGCTGTGGAAGCCCTTGCTTCTCACGGATCTACCATGGTTTTCTTCCTATCCGCAGGTAATACCAAGACGCTTTCTGAAAGGCTTATAGCTGGTGGCCTTAGCCCAGATACGCCTTGCGCTATAGTCTATAAGGCAACATGGCCTGATGAGAAAAAAGTTGTGTGCAGATTGGATAACCTTTCTGAAAAAGCTAAAGAAAACGGCATAACTAAGACAGCCCTTATAATCGTTGGAAAAGCAGTGGCACAGAGCGGATATGAGCTTTCGAGACTCTATGCGGCTGACTTTACAACCGAATTCAGGCAAGGGACTGAAAATCGTACATAA
- a CDS encoding iron ABC transporter permease, translated as MREKEDMLKEKNIQNKYNNENRIRLVTVFIVLILVSLAGIVLNLSIGNVDIDLKTLAGVLFGANTNDKMASIILNIRLPRTIMAFILGGALAVSGFLLQTFFSNPIAGPYILGVSSGAKMMVTVLLILVAGGGFYVRGYMLIGAAFVGSLITTSFIILISRSVKNMAALLAAGIMIGYICSAITDFLIAFADDSDIVNLHSWSQGSFSGSNMNGVIYCLVTVSITMVLVMLMSKKLDAFRLGESYARSVGVNVKLCRVLIIMLSCVLSACVTAYAGPISFVGIAVPFLMRESLRSSKPVVLIPASFLAGSIFCLVSDLLSRMLFAPTELNVSAVTSLFGAPIVIFMIIRRHRFEN; from the coding sequence ATGCGTGAAAAAGAAGATATGCTTAAAGAAAAGAATATACAGAATAAATATAATAATGAGAATAGGATACGCCTGGTAACTGTGTTCATAGTTTTGATATTAGTTTCGCTTGCGGGCATAGTTCTGAACCTGTCTATTGGTAATGTAGATATAGACTTGAAGACGCTTGCAGGAGTGCTGTTTGGAGCAAATACGAATGACAAAATGGCGAGTATCATCCTGAATATCAGGCTTCCAAGGACTATCATGGCGTTTATCCTTGGAGGCGCGCTTGCTGTGTCTGGATTTTTGCTCCAGACGTTTTTTTCTAATCCTATTGCAGGTCCTTATATTCTAGGTGTGTCTTCGGGCGCGAAGATGATGGTCACAGTGCTGCTTATACTTGTTGCGGGCGGAGGATTTTATGTAAGAGGATATATGCTGATTGGTGCTGCCTTTGTAGGTTCGCTGATCACAACTTCTTTTATCATACTCATATCAAGAAGTGTTAAGAACATGGCGGCGCTGTTGGCTGCGGGTATCATGATAGGGTACATCTGCAGTGCGATCACTGACTTTCTTATAGCATTTGCTGATGACTCTGATATTGTGAATCTTCATAGCTGGTCACAGGGAAGCTTTTCAGGTTCAAATATGAACGGCGTTATATACTGCCTTGTGACTGTTTCCATAACTATGGTTTTAGTAATGCTTATGTCCAAAAAGCTTGATGCTTTCAGACTTGGCGAATCCTATGCCAGAAGCGTTGGCGTTAATGTTAAGCTTTGCAGAGTGCTTATAATCATGCTTTCATGCGTTTTGTCTGCTTGCGTTACAGCTTATGCAGGCCCTATTTCTTTTGTCGGAATAGCAGTTCCATTTCTTATGAGGGAGTCGCTTAGATCTTCAAAGCCGGTTGTACTGATACCTGCATCTTTCCTGGCAGGATCCATATTCTGCCTTGTTAGCGACCTTCTTTCAAGGATGCTCTTTGCACCGACAGAGCTTAACGTATCAGCGGTAACGTCTTTGTTTGGAGCGCCTATTGTAATCTTCATGATAATCAGGAGGCACAGGTTTGAAAATTAA
- a CDS encoding ABC transporter ATP-binding protein has product MKIKELKAGYNKKIIVNNLSLEIKKGEIISLIGPNGGGKSTLLKSISGELKTLGGAVMLDDEEIKNIPLREIAKRMSIVNTTRVRPEHMSAFDVVLSGRLPYSDLLGLYKKDDYDTAGRACDLMNIAELKEKPFASLSDGQKQRTLIARAICQDPEYLIMDEPTSYLDIRHRLELMDVIRKLASEGVTIVMSLHELELALEISDRVLLVQKDGETICEEPAKVIESGIIKELYELTDEMYERVKRHVEV; this is encoded by the coding sequence TTGAAAATTAAAGAGCTGAAAGCTGGATATAACAAAAAGATAATAGTAAATAACCTGTCTCTTGAGATCAAAAAGGGTGAGATCATATCTCTGATAGGTCCAAACGGCGGCGGTAAATCGACTCTTTTAAAGAGCATTTCAGGTGAACTAAAAACGCTTGGCGGCGCTGTGATGCTGGATGATGAAGAAATCAAGAATATTCCTCTTAGAGAGATAGCAAAGCGCATGTCGATCGTTAATACAACAAGGGTGAGACCTGAGCACATGAGCGCTTTTGACGTTGTTTTATCAGGGAGACTTCCATATAGTGATCTTCTAGGACTTTACAAAAAAGATGATTATGATACAGCAGGTAGAGCCTGCGATCTTATGAATATTGCTGAGCTTAAGGAAAAGCCCTTTGCATCTCTTAGTGACGGGCAAAAGCAAAGGACGCTCATCGCAAGAGCTATATGCCAGGATCCTGAGTATCTGATCATGGACGAGCCTACGTCATATCTTGATATCAGGCACAGGCTGGAGCTTATGGATGTAATAAGAAAGCTGGCAAGTGAAGGCGTGACTATTGTTATGTCACTTCATGAACTTGAGCTTGCACTTGAGATATCGGACAGGGTTTTGCTTGTACAAAAAGATGGCGAGACGATATGTGAAGAGCCGGCAAAAGTCATTGAAAGCGGAATTATTAAAGAGCTTTATGAGCTTACGGATGAGATGTATGAGCGAGTTAAGAGGCATGTGGAAGTCTAG
- a CDS encoding cobalamin biosynthesis protein has translation MEQANSGKYKFICFTDTGKALMARLSGEDGLKVDSLKDWTRDNFEQGNVLVFIGAMGIAVRAIAPFCKDKTKDPAVIVIDEKGTFVIPVLSGHIGGGVEAAKEIASKIGAVPVITTATDVNNEFAVDVFAKSNGLGISDMKKAKEFSMTLLAGHETEFIVTPNKPERDALCLIPKCTVIGMGCRKGKSVDELYEFLNEVLNKKSIDIRSVKALVSADKKKDEEGLIELSNRLGVPFITYSSDVLMQQEGEFEHSDLVMEVTGSDNVCERSVCAYGCHTIIQKKTKKDGMTLAIGMVAVQIKG, from the coding sequence ATGGAACAAGCAAATTCAGGTAAGTATAAGTTCATATGCTTTACTGATACAGGAAAAGCTCTAATGGCACGACTTTCAGGTGAAGATGGCTTGAAGGTTGATAGCCTTAAGGACTGGACAAGGGATAATTTTGAGCAAGGGAATGTTCTTGTCTTTATAGGAGCCATGGGTATTGCTGTAAGAGCAATTGCACCTTTTTGTAAGGATAAGACCAAGGACCCGGCAGTTATTGTTATAGATGAAAAGGGAACTTTTGTGATACCGGTTCTTTCAGGGCATATCGGAGGCGGCGTTGAGGCTGCTAAGGAGATTGCTTCTAAGATAGGAGCTGTACCTGTTATTACAACGGCAACTGATGTAAATAATGAATTTGCTGTAGATGTTTTTGCAAAGAGTAACGGTCTTGGAATAAGCGATATGAAAAAGGCAAAGGAGTTTTCCATGACGCTTCTTGCTGGGCATGAGACGGAGTTTATAGTTACTCCTAATAAGCCGGAAAGAGATGCCCTATGTCTTATACCCAAATGTACTGTAATAGGAATGGGATGCAGAAAAGGTAAAAGCGTAGATGAACTCTATGAGTTTTTAAATGAAGTTCTTAATAAAAAAAGTATAGATATAAGATCCGTAAAAGCTTTGGTTTCTGCTGATAAAAAGAAGGATGAAGAGGGACTTATAGAACTTTCAAATCGACTTGGCGTTCCTTTTATCACATACTCATCAGATGTTCTGATGCAGCAGGAAGGGGAATTCGAGCATTCGGATCTTGTCATGGAAGTGACAGGTTCTGATAATGTATGCGAAAGATCTGTATGTGCCTATGGGTGTCATACCATCATCCAGAAAAAGACTAAGAAAGATGGCATGACATTGGCAATTGGAATGGTCGCTGTACAGATAAAAGGATAA